A region from the Sandaracinus amylolyticus genome encodes:
- a CDS encoding Ig-like domain-containing protein, with translation MRIGSWSVRLALLVALVGCGDDDGVSPGVDASMPRVDAHVPPVDAGADGGRDLEPPVVTSTRPRAGETEVAGGRAVEIRWSEAIAEGGGTVRATSEGTTIALEAPTWSPERDVLLVAPTEGWPSSSRVVVTVEGFTDVAGNAQTDAFELTFETSDAGPPSVVSTTPTEGAIDVARDLDAIVVRFSEPMNPYLGTLALSGGPGALGARSWAGEDELHVAVSGLAWGTTYHIALDGFADVEGNALAASAVLVDGALDFATVADTTAPRVVDSNPTNEQLDLDVVALESIRITFDESMDVSRRTASLAVGEGAPTTLTGNWSADGTVLTFAATGRVSAQAVHRVDLSAMRDAAGNALVLDVNLSEGELVFTTSPTDEAIPFVVFASPAEGATDVPTRAMGIEVLFSEAMDTTTTQLDLVGGGTTRALAGTWNAAGTRLLLAIPDGIGSNAPHALDLRALRDASGNALDPAHPYLGDGVLDFTTGTPTGEDCSDPLTTAVATRDGDAWVWTIAPAAFGAQDGAPTCGTTATSRHRDGVIEIVKTTPDIASGGRALRIEVVSATSLNGVQFEVLRGACDPALATGATGTREICAPARLRSVQYLDVPAGNYYLWLAERRGQVTEGTSPPMTFQVAFPGATVRVEEVAALPEGESCGSPYTSTSSNHSAPGVDSHQWTVAFDALRSMEYGASGVGEDALSCVSAQGADGVVRVDKARESSFLDVTVEPFPREDGGIYVEARAACDASSGDALQCTRRIQSRDSFQVQASAGPVWLWLASYVPTSANTEPFPRVTIRTREVDAAPGETCATAIPITPDATVPITPSTTTRYFAPSCITSGPVTYYRYTTTRELDLVGTVGTAPMALIDRTSGAELGCWDDASVVPMPRRAPAGSEVCIAVPSGASITALTVRELDWTGIDGDATVIPVTRPEGVTLTSEAWLALSPTQLHLGITPDSTTTAGFVTFPRAGGAGTFVPVTRYSIGNAAVTVGDALYSVDETNLAARPSRLFRLITSMGGLDTPNGTAWDPGSSYGTGDIDAMGMIAGTDTVIMANEGTTTLPTSFFTASLTTAGGAIRIGMNSGIRDATAIAANADWVFVIGTTGLGRGVYRLPRATLATATPQPLTPPGEVSFNTTNGSMVYDAARDVLYVRTNGSIATVDAIFGASTATPAYAGPVVVRGRSTDHGLALDPTVPALFLFETVTDAAGSLVEIR, from the coding sequence ATGCGGATAGGCTCGTGGAGCGTGCGTCTCGCGCTGCTGGTCGCTCTGGTCGGGTGCGGAGACGACGACGGTGTGAGCCCCGGCGTCGATGCGTCGATGCCACGGGTCGATGCGCACGTCCCGCCGGTCGACGCCGGCGCGGACGGCGGCCGTGACCTCGAGCCGCCGGTCGTGACCTCCACGCGCCCGCGCGCTGGTGAGACCGAAGTCGCTGGCGGGCGTGCGGTCGAGATCCGCTGGAGCGAGGCGATCGCGGAGGGTGGCGGGACGGTTCGCGCCACGAGCGAGGGCACGACGATCGCGCTGGAGGCTCCGACGTGGTCGCCCGAGCGCGACGTCCTCCTGGTCGCGCCCACCGAAGGGTGGCCGAGCAGCTCGCGCGTCGTCGTCACGGTCGAGGGCTTCACCGACGTCGCGGGCAACGCCCAGACGGACGCGTTCGAGCTGACGTTCGAGACGAGCGATGCGGGTCCGCCCTCGGTCGTCTCGACGACGCCTACGGAAGGAGCGATCGACGTCGCGCGCGACCTCGACGCGATCGTCGTTCGCTTCAGCGAGCCGATGAACCCGTACCTCGGCACGCTCGCGCTGAGCGGCGGGCCCGGAGCTCTCGGCGCGCGCTCGTGGGCCGGCGAGGACGAGCTCCACGTCGCGGTCTCGGGGCTCGCGTGGGGCACGACGTATCACATCGCGCTCGACGGCTTCGCGGACGTGGAAGGCAATGCGCTCGCGGCCTCCGCGGTGCTCGTCGACGGCGCGCTCGACTTCGCCACCGTCGCGGACACCACTGCTCCGCGCGTGGTCGACTCCAATCCGACGAACGAGCAGCTCGATCTCGACGTCGTCGCGCTCGAGTCGATCCGCATCACCTTCGACGAGTCGATGGACGTCTCGCGTCGGACGGCTTCGCTGGCGGTCGGCGAGGGCGCGCCGACCACGCTGACCGGCAACTGGAGCGCGGATGGGACCGTGCTCACCTTCGCCGCCACCGGCCGCGTGTCCGCGCAGGCCGTGCATCGCGTCGATCTCTCGGCGATGCGCGACGCAGCGGGCAATGCGCTCGTGCTCGACGTCAACCTCAGCGAGGGCGAGCTCGTCTTCACGACGAGCCCGACCGACGAGGCGATCCCGTTCGTGGTGTTCGCCTCGCCCGCGGAGGGCGCGACGGACGTGCCCACGCGCGCGATGGGCATCGAGGTCCTCTTCTCGGAGGCCATGGACACGACCACGACGCAGCTCGATCTCGTCGGCGGAGGGACCACGCGCGCGCTCGCTGGGACGTGGAACGCCGCGGGCACGCGGCTCCTCCTCGCCATCCCTGACGGCATCGGGTCGAACGCGCCGCACGCCCTCGATCTCCGCGCGCTGCGCGACGCGAGCGGCAACGCGCTCGATCCCGCGCACCCGTACCTCGGTGACGGAGTGCTCGACTTCACGACGGGCACGCCGACCGGTGAGGACTGCTCCGATCCGCTCACGACCGCGGTCGCAACGCGCGACGGCGACGCGTGGGTCTGGACGATCGCGCCCGCCGCGTTCGGCGCGCAGGACGGTGCGCCGACCTGCGGGACGACCGCGACGAGCCGGCATCGCGACGGCGTGATCGAGATCGTGAAGACCACGCCCGACATCGCGAGCGGCGGGCGCGCGCTCCGCATCGAGGTCGTGAGCGCGACGTCGCTCAACGGCGTCCAGTTCGAGGTGCTGCGCGGCGCGTGTGATCCCGCGCTCGCGACCGGCGCGACGGGCACCCGCGAGATCTGCGCGCCGGCGCGCCTCCGCTCGGTGCAGTACCTCGACGTGCCCGCGGGCAACTACTACCTGTGGCTCGCGGAGCGTCGCGGGCAGGTCACGGAGGGCACGTCGCCGCCGATGACGTTCCAGGTGGCGTTCCCCGGCGCGACCGTGCGCGTCGAAGAGGTCGCGGCGTTGCCCGAAGGCGAGTCCTGTGGCTCGCCGTACACGTCGACGTCGTCGAACCATTCGGCGCCCGGCGTGGACTCGCACCAGTGGACCGTCGCGTTCGACGCGCTGCGCTCGATGGAGTACGGCGCGAGCGGTGTCGGCGAGGACGCGCTGAGCTGCGTGTCCGCGCAGGGCGCCGACGGCGTCGTCCGCGTCGACAAGGCGCGCGAGAGCAGCTTCCTCGACGTGACGGTCGAGCCCTTCCCGCGCGAAGACGGCGGCATCTACGTCGAGGCGCGCGCTGCGTGCGACGCGTCGAGCGGCGACGCGCTCCAGTGCACGCGCCGCATCCAGTCGCGCGACTCGTTCCAGGTGCAGGCCTCTGCCGGCCCGGTGTGGCTCTGGCTCGCTTCGTACGTGCCGACGAGCGCCAACACCGAGCCGTTCCCGCGGGTGACGATCCGAACCCGCGAGGTCGATGCCGCGCCCGGCGAGACGTGCGCGACGGCGATCCCGATCACCCCCGACGCGACCGTGCCGATCACGCCGTCGACCACGACGCGCTACTTCGCGCCGAGCTGCATCACGAGCGGCCCCGTCACCTACTACCGCTACACCACGACGCGCGAGCTCGACCTCGTCGGCACCGTGGGTACCGCGCCGATGGCGCTGATCGATCGCACGAGCGGCGCCGAGCTCGGCTGTTGGGACGACGCGAGCGTCGTCCCGATGCCACGCCGCGCGCCTGCGGGCTCCGAGGTGTGCATCGCGGTGCCTTCGGGCGCCTCGATCACTGCGCTCACGGTGCGCGAGCTCGACTGGACCGGCATCGACGGCGACGCGACGGTCATTCCGGTCACGCGGCCCGAGGGCGTCACGCTCACGAGCGAGGCGTGGCTCGCGCTCTCGCCGACGCAGCTCCACCTCGGGATCACCCCGGACAGCACGACGACGGCGGGCTTCGTGACGTTCCCCCGCGCAGGCGGTGCCGGCACGTTCGTCCCGGTCACGCGTTACTCGATCGGCAACGCGGCGGTGACGGTGGGCGACGCGCTCTACTCGGTCGACGAGACGAACTTGGCCGCGCGTCCGTCTCGCCTGTTCCGCCTGATCACGTCGATGGGCGGGCTCGACACGCCCAACGGCACCGCGTGGGACCCGGGCTCGAGCTACGGCACCGGCGACATCGACGCGATGGGCATGATCGCGGGCACCGACACCGTGATCATGGCCAACGAGGGCACGACCACGCTGCCGACGAGCTTCTTCACCGCGTCGCTGACGACCGCGGGCGGTGCGATCCGCATCGGCATGAACAGCGGCATTCGCGACGCGACCGCGATCGCCGCGAACGCCGACTGGGTGTTCGTCATCGGCACGACCGGGCTCGGGCGCGGCGTGTACCGCCTGCCGCGCGCGACGCTCGCGACGGCGACGCCGCAGCCGCTCACGCCGCCCGGCGAGGTCAGCTTCAACACGACGAACGGATCGATGGTCTACGACGCAGCGCGCGACGTGCTGTACGTGCGCACCAACGGATCGATCGCGACGGTGGATGCGATCTTCGGCGCGTCGACCGCGACCCCGGCCTACGCAGGCCCGGTCGTCGTGCGTGGGCGCTCGACCGATCACGGCCTCGCCCTCGATCCGACCGTCCCTGCGCTCTTCCTGTTCGAGACCGTGACCGACGCCGCGGGCAGCCTCGTCGAGATCCGCTGA
- a CDS encoding Ig-like domain-containing protein: MRSRISLALALTTCLGAISAGCDGNGGPVLVPDSGPTPIDSGPPPVDGFVPDTVRPSVTETSPEQGASGVAPSTTIVVTFSEEMNETAGTVSVRAGAETREVDLAWSDDSTTLTITPRAALPSEARVTVTLEDDFADVAGNTLALPYVLVFELGDTDPPVVASSDPAQGATDLSARVDALTITFDEQMDNSVGTLALSGGAGTIGTLEWLDGRTLRAPLSGLAYGTTYRIALTGFTDGAGNALDASVYLDEGAIEITTGADEDAPQVADSVPSEGQVNVALRGTPSIVIVFDEPMSTTVGTATLRAGGLETVLSGTWSDGGRRLTMPVAGRLYPDAPHSVVLAGFVDVAGNALDTTTYLGDGALDFDTGADATVPIVVFSYPNEGSAIADHQLARVEIAFDRAMDQEAVETVRVDDGEAPFDANVTWNLAGTRAYVDVSEQMYSGRSYSLDLRAFVDLNGDPVNPDAPYLGNGVLEFQTRRPRGEQCRDELRAGEATSTLPSGGYEWVIAPASVTLVDNGSACHYAGAPSAQISPDALVRYRKTTAAGSAGGRYLHVRAATPSSGDRVTLAVYRDACGEAAEAGDDARVTCQWDRYVWDQYLDVGAGDYYVWTALTGGRLLDEPITVTIEEVDTVPVGESCANPYTADPALPVYTAPSAPGGEHVWTIPANTHGSVDMDDSWPGDSGISCDPDQVQGVDYVIRIDKTSNDSLVSVVPEATASGNEFHVEVLDACDPRLATTRSLLCEARFQASGNQLTAPRRLTFGGPAGPYYLWVAQDMQRTDLQPSRIRVQEFADTTGSSCANAIRIEPNVTTPVTPTSPARLDVPSCMQGGNWTSDSRLTDGITWYRLTTTDVATVVHTLQAGTPATAGAIAVVDAASGRELTCGTDAREVPGLALMPAGRDVCIAVRNDSNVGGLQIASFPYAGVMGNATDLGVLPPINETNGNLISMAGDTWLAATPTTLYLGLSSTVITAPRSGGTRAAVLTSQSSALGRAGLSIGEALFSLDDALSGSSGRLYRLVNPAGTWQTTPEPWDATVTWPARMFSAMTFDGTSLLVSNDYSATVPVVIRRFSPTAPADSTSLGNVGGSAQRDIVGLAADETWIYFAGGRQAATDWELGVFRVRRSELTTMTPQRIAPIPLDVSRNSSGAITDVAQAPMAVDSTVAATYLYVRGGDGHVHVIRDPGGTTPIYLGPISPYGRDGDRGMAYDPAGPSIFLFETETRTQGNFVRLD; encoded by the coding sequence ATGCGAAGCCGCATCTCGCTCGCGCTCGCTCTCACGACGTGTCTCGGCGCGATCAGCGCGGGGTGCGACGGCAACGGAGGTCCGGTCCTCGTGCCCGACTCCGGTCCCACCCCGATCGACTCGGGTCCGCCACCGGTCGACGGCTTCGTGCCGGACACCGTGCGGCCGAGCGTGACCGAGACCTCGCCCGAGCAGGGCGCGAGCGGCGTCGCTCCGAGCACGACGATCGTCGTGACGTTCTCGGAGGAGATGAACGAGACCGCGGGCACGGTGTCGGTGCGCGCCGGCGCGGAGACGCGCGAGGTCGATCTCGCGTGGAGCGACGACTCGACGACGCTGACGATCACGCCGCGCGCGGCGCTTCCGAGCGAAGCGCGCGTCACCGTGACGCTCGAGGACGACTTCGCCGACGTCGCGGGCAACACGCTCGCCCTGCCCTACGTGCTGGTGTTCGAGCTGGGCGACACCGATCCGCCGGTCGTCGCGTCGAGCGATCCCGCGCAGGGCGCGACCGATCTGAGCGCGCGCGTCGATGCGCTCACGATCACGTTCGACGAGCAGATGGACAACAGCGTCGGGACGCTCGCGCTCAGTGGCGGCGCGGGCACCATCGGCACGCTCGAGTGGCTCGACGGGCGCACGCTGCGCGCGCCGCTCTCGGGCCTCGCGTACGGCACGACGTATCGCATCGCGCTCACGGGCTTCACGGACGGCGCGGGCAACGCGCTCGACGCGTCGGTCTACCTGGACGAGGGCGCGATCGAGATCACGACGGGCGCCGACGAGGACGCGCCGCAGGTGGCGGACTCGGTGCCCAGCGAGGGCCAGGTCAACGTCGCGCTCCGCGGCACTCCGTCGATCGTGATCGTGTTCGACGAGCCGATGAGCACGACCGTCGGAACCGCGACGCTGCGCGCGGGTGGGCTCGAGACCGTGCTCAGCGGGACGTGGTCGGACGGCGGCCGCCGCTTGACGATGCCGGTCGCGGGCCGGCTCTATCCGGACGCGCCGCACTCGGTGGTGCTCGCGGGCTTCGTCGACGTCGCGGGCAACGCGCTCGACACGACGACGTACCTCGGCGACGGCGCGCTCGACTTCGACACCGGCGCGGACGCGACGGTGCCGATCGTCGTGTTCTCGTATCCGAACGAAGGTTCGGCGATCGCGGATCATCAGCTCGCGCGCGTCGAGATCGCGTTCGACCGCGCGATGGATCAGGAGGCGGTCGAGACGGTGCGCGTCGACGACGGCGAGGCTCCGTTCGACGCGAACGTGACGTGGAACCTCGCGGGCACGCGCGCGTACGTCGACGTGTCCGAGCAGATGTACTCCGGGCGCTCGTACTCGCTCGATCTGCGCGCGTTCGTCGATCTGAACGGCGACCCCGTCAATCCCGACGCGCCCTACCTCGGCAACGGCGTGCTCGAGTTCCAGACGCGCCGCCCGCGCGGTGAGCAGTGCCGCGACGAGCTCCGCGCCGGGGAAGCGACGAGCACGCTGCCGAGCGGCGGCTACGAGTGGGTGATCGCGCCTGCGTCCGTGACGCTCGTCGACAACGGGAGCGCCTGCCACTACGCCGGCGCGCCCAGCGCGCAGATCTCGCCCGACGCGCTCGTCCGCTATCGCAAGACCACGGCGGCGGGATCGGCTGGCGGGCGGTATCTGCACGTGCGCGCCGCCACGCCGAGCTCCGGAGATCGCGTCACGCTCGCGGTGTACCGCGACGCGTGCGGCGAGGCCGCCGAGGCCGGCGACGACGCGCGCGTCACATGCCAGTGGGACCGCTACGTCTGGGATCAGTACCTCGACGTCGGCGCGGGCGACTACTACGTGTGGACCGCGCTCACCGGTGGCCGTCTCCTCGACGAGCCGATCACGGTGACGATCGAAGAGGTCGACACGGTCCCGGTCGGCGAGAGCTGCGCGAACCCGTACACGGCCGACCCCGCGCTGCCCGTGTACACCGCACCGAGTGCGCCGGGCGGAGAGCACGTCTGGACGATCCCGGCGAACACGCACGGCAGCGTCGACATGGACGACTCGTGGCCGGGCGACAGCGGCATCTCGTGCGACCCCGACCAGGTGCAGGGCGTCGACTACGTGATCCGCATCGACAAGACGAGCAACGACTCGCTCGTGTCGGTCGTCCCCGAAGCCACCGCCTCGGGCAACGAGTTCCACGTCGAGGTGCTGGACGCGTGCGACCCGCGCCTCGCGACCACGCGGTCGCTGCTCTGCGAAGCGCGCTTCCAGGCGAGCGGAAATCAGCTCACGGCACCGCGTCGCCTGACGTTCGGCGGACCCGCGGGTCCGTACTACCTCTGGGTCGCCCAGGACATGCAGCGGACGGACCTCCAGCCGAGCCGCATCCGCGTGCAGGAGTTCGCGGACACCACGGGCAGCTCGTGCGCGAACGCGATTCGCATCGAGCCCAACGTGACGACGCCGGTGACCCCCACCTCGCCCGCGCGCCTCGACGTGCCGAGCTGCATGCAGGGTGGCAACTGGACGTCGGATTCGCGTCTGACCGACGGAATCACCTGGTACCGCCTGACGACCACCGACGTGGCGACGGTGGTGCACACCCTGCAGGCGGGCACGCCTGCGACCGCCGGAGCGATCGCCGTCGTCGACGCGGCGAGCGGTCGCGAGCTGACGTGCGGCACGGACGCGAGAGAGGTGCCGGGTCTCGCGCTGATGCCCGCCGGCCGCGACGTGTGCATCGCGGTGCGCAACGACAGCAACGTGGGTGGGCTGCAGATCGCCAGCTTCCCCTACGCGGGTGTGATGGGGAATGCGACCGACCTCGGGGTGCTGCCGCCGATCAACGAGACGAACGGCAATCTCATCTCGATGGCCGGCGACACGTGGCTCGCGGCGACGCCGACGACGCTCTATCTCGGCCTCAGCAGCACGGTCATCACGGCTCCGCGCAGCGGGGGCACGCGCGCGGCCGTGCTCACCTCGCAGAGCAGCGCGCTCGGGCGCGCAGGTCTCTCCATCGGCGAGGCTCTGTTCTCGCTCGACGACGCGCTCTCGGGATCGAGTGGGCGCCTGTACCGGCTCGTGAATCCCGCAGGCACGTGGCAGACGACGCCGGAGCCCTGGGACGCCACCGTCACGTGGCCGGCGCGCATGTTCAGCGCGATGACGTTCGACGGAACGTCGCTGCTGGTCTCGAACGACTACTCCGCGACCGTGCCCGTCGTCATCCGTCGATTCAGCCCGACCGCGCCGGCCGATTCCACTTCGCTCGGGAACGTCGGTGGCAGCGCGCAGCGAGACATCGTCGGGCTCGCCGCCGACGAGACGTGGATCTACTTCGCCGGAGGTCGTCAGGCCGCGACCGACTGGGAGCTCGGCGTCTTCCGCGTGCGCCGGAGTGAGCTCACGACGATGACGCCGCAGCGCATCGCCCCGATCCCGCTCGACGTCTCGAGGAACTCGTCGGGCGCGATCACCGACGTCGCGCAGGCTCCGATGGCAGTCGATTCGACCGTCGCCGCGACGTACCTCTACGTGCGCGGCGGAGATGGGCACGTCCACGTGATCCGCGATCCCGGTGGGACGACGCCGATCTACCTGGGCCCGATCAGCCCGTACGGGCGCGATGGCGACCGCGGCATGGCCTACGACCCGGCAGGCCCGTCGATCTTCCTGTTCGAGACCGAGACGCGCACCCAGGGCAATTTCGTTCGCTTGGACTGA
- a CDS encoding Ig-like domain-containing protein codes for MATAAWPTTRQARRSSCSRPRRAPRAISFAWTEGVATMKKTVLQRISLALVIAALAFAGCGDDDAPITPDAGPIEDASNGDTDAGDVTPPAVIATTPSHGASGVRTDTTIAIAFSEPMDVSGGAIGAASDDGAIDLGDGAWNDERTVVTFMPVDALPTGTTITVTVGSTFRDEAGNSLAPAHSFEFETDDAVAPTIVRTAPAEGATGVDAALATIEVETSEPMRVAAGRARLEGPGEPTLSAVSWTDRVARWTVSGLEPSSSYELVLDGFEDVAGNPLDTSALGDDGRLDFATGADTRAPVVIESTPREAQLDVDVGLVSRVAITFSEPMDEGAGAFALEVGATATELEVVWDRGGRRAVLDVAGRLTSAAPHRVTMSGLRDRAGNALDGATYLVDGALDFTTGSDLFVPFVAFTSPEEASTAPGGLLSIVVVFSEAMDTSTTTAPLTGDGTTTTLSGTWSSGDTVLTLTSPGLQAGRAYGLDLRAFRDAGGTLVDAAHAYLGDGIANFTLAPPTGEGCGNALTNEEATSSGAGFVEWVIPAGATSADGSAPCDLDGHGPDVLVRYRKSTAASDAGGSALHIVVTPATSTHWLDVDVLANDCRTEPAYADASRARCFTGRRSWETWLDVGPGDYFVWVARDGANTFDGATVRVEEVPTVRAGESCEAPLDATNAGAMYTAPTRDGAPHRWTLPAGYAISPDRGALPEGPLGALACSPDGARGQDAVITYEKQTATSLLNVRVTTGDPTARLGFELVRGCNPGVAEVLACELVDQTPLEREWTFDGPAGPLAAWLVSQRRFALPTGTTSSDPNANWPLMPQATVEITEFEPQPGDSCATAIPLTAGTNVVSANRPWRAYVPACLETGGVTWFRYTPAQGLAVVRTNGPTTGAVVDRASGEVLRCSAQDETTVGTPGLPVFGEVGREVCIALSSSSGVTQITVDEIPYDGPRGIETTYPVELASGVSVLTGGWMAVMDDDVFRAGLSGRIQRLSTSGGVVTQTMITGATTTTVGGGAVARPEGLYVITTNNTATNAPRVFRVTDATGAFLATPVALDAPPEDFRYPAAPLGAITWDGTQFIVATTHRTSSQAPMTRDGCCDPTTYYTIPATGGAPVAIGSNATIVDVNGIAADATYLYLNGRIAGGYDETQSPGSIWHPSIFRLRRDQLAQPTQTPVVLYAGSLSADSGDVWVDDTTEADVLYFRTTSPSNAMIVVDPGAETPRWIGALWRAPASAQNGGLGYDPRGPSLWLLDTTPNPDRWVRLD; via the coding sequence ATGGCGACCGCGGCATGGCCTACGACCCGGCAGGCCCGTCGATCTTCCTGTTCGAGACCGAGACGCGCACCCAGGGCAATTTCGTTCGCTTGGACTGAGGGAGTCGCAACGATGAAGAAGACCGTCCTCCAGCGCATTTCCCTCGCTCTCGTCATCGCAGCGCTCGCGTTCGCTGGCTGTGGTGACGACGACGCGCCGATCACGCCCGACGCCGGTCCGATCGAGGACGCGTCGAACGGCGACACGGATGCGGGCGACGTCACGCCGCCCGCGGTGATCGCGACGACGCCGAGCCACGGCGCGTCGGGCGTGCGGACCGACACGACGATCGCGATCGCGTTCTCGGAGCCGATGGACGTCAGCGGCGGCGCGATCGGCGCCGCGTCGGACGACGGCGCGATCGACCTCGGAGACGGCGCGTGGAACGACGAGCGCACCGTCGTCACGTTCATGCCCGTCGACGCGCTGCCGACTGGCACGACCATCACGGTCACGGTCGGGAGCACGTTCCGTGACGAGGCGGGGAACTCGCTCGCACCCGCGCACTCGTTCGAGTTCGAGACCGACGACGCGGTCGCGCCGACCATCGTGCGCACCGCGCCCGCGGAGGGCGCGACGGGCGTCGACGCGGCGCTCGCGACGATCGAGGTGGAGACGAGCGAGCCGATGCGGGTCGCCGCCGGCCGTGCGCGTCTCGAAGGCCCCGGAGAACCGACGCTCAGCGCGGTGAGCTGGACCGATCGCGTCGCGCGGTGGACCGTGTCGGGGCTCGAGCCGAGCTCGAGCTACGAGCTGGTGCTCGATGGCTTCGAGGACGTCGCGGGCAATCCGCTCGACACCTCGGCGCTCGGCGACGACGGTCGGCTGGACTTCGCGACGGGCGCCGACACGCGCGCGCCGGTGGTGATCGAGAGCACGCCTCGGGAGGCGCAGCTCGACGTCGACGTCGGGCTCGTCTCGCGCGTGGCGATCACGTTCAGTGAGCCGATGGACGAGGGCGCCGGCGCGTTCGCGCTCGAGGTCGGCGCAACGGCGACGGAGCTCGAGGTCGTCTGGGATCGCGGTGGCCGTCGCGCCGTGCTCGACGTCGCCGGCCGCCTCACCTCGGCGGCGCCGCACCGAGTCACGATGAGCGGCCTCCGGGACCGCGCCGGGAACGCGCTCGACGGCGCGACCTACCTGGTCGACGGTGCGCTCGACTTCACGACGGGTAGCGACCTCTTCGTGCCGTTCGTGGCGTTCACGTCTCCCGAGGAGGCCTCGACGGCCCCGGGCGGTCTGCTGTCCATCGTCGTCGTGTTCAGCGAGGCGATGGACACGTCGACGACGACCGCTCCGCTCACCGGAGACGGCACGACGACGACGCTCTCGGGCACGTGGTCGTCGGGTGACACGGTGCTCACGCTGACCTCGCCGGGCCTGCAGGCCGGTCGCGCGTACGGCCTCGACCTGCGCGCCTTCCGCGACGCAGGAGGCACGCTCGTCGACGCCGCCCACGCATATCTCGGCGACGGCATCGCGAATTTCACGCTGGCTCCGCCGACGGGCGAGGGCTGCGGCAACGCGCTGACCAACGAAGAGGCGACCTCGAGCGGCGCGGGCTTCGTCGAATGGGTGATCCCGGCCGGCGCGACCTCCGCCGACGGAAGCGCGCCCTGCGACCTCGACGGCCACGGCCCCGACGTGCTGGTCCGCTATCGCAAGTCGACGGCTGCGTCGGACGCCGGCGGGTCGGCGCTACACATCGTCGTGACGCCGGCGACGAGCACGCACTGGCTCGACGTCGACGTGCTCGCGAACGACTGTCGCACCGAGCCGGCCTACGCCGACGCGTCGCGCGCGCGCTGCTTCACGGGGCGCCGCTCGTGGGAGACCTGGCTCGACGTCGGCCCCGGCGACTACTTCGTCTGGGTCGCCCGCGACGGCGCCAACACCTTCGACGGCGCGACCGTTCGCGTCGAGGAAGTGCCGACGGTTCGCGCGGGTGAGAGCTGCGAGGCTCCTCTCGACGCAACGAACGCGGGAGCGATGTACACCGCGCCCACTCGCGACGGCGCTCCGCACCGCTGGACGCTCCCCGCGGGATACGCGATCTCGCCGGACCGCGGCGCGCTTCCCGAGGGCCCGCTGGGCGCGCTCGCGTGCTCGCCCGACGGCGCACGCGGCCAGGACGCCGTCATCACGTACGAGAAGCAGACGGCGACCAGCCTGCTGAACGTGCGGGTGACCACCGGCGACCCGACCGCACGCTTGGGCTTCGAGCTCGTGCGTGGCTGCAATCCCGGCGTGGCTGAAGTGCTCGCGTGCGAGCTCGTCGATCAGACGCCGCTCGAGCGCGAATGGACGTTCGACGGTCCTGCGGGGCCGCTCGCGGCATGGCTCGTGTCGCAACGGCGCTTCGCCCTCCCGACTGGCACGACGAGCAGCGACCCGAACGCGAACTGGCCGCTGATGCCGCAGGCGACGGTCGAGATCACCGAATTCGAGCCGCAGCCGGGTGACTCCTGTGCCACCGCGATCCCGCTCACCGCGGGCACGAACGTCGTGAGTGCGAACCGCCCGTGGCGCGCCTACGTCCCGGCGTGCCTCGAAACGGGCGGCGTGACGTGGTTCCGCTACACGCCGGCGCAGGGGCTCGCGGTGGTGCGCACGAACGGCCCGACCACCGGCGCGGTGGTCGATCGCGCGAGCGGTGAGGTGCTGCGCTGCTCGGCGCAAGACGAGACGACCGTCGGAACGCCGGGTCTGCCGGTCTTCGGTGAGGTCGGCCGCGAGGTGTGCATCGCGCTCTCGTCGAGTAGTGGCGTCACCCAGATCACGGTGGACGAGATTCCGTACGACGGACCCCGCGGCATCGAGACGACGTATCCCGTCGAGCTCGCGTCGGGCGTCTCGGTCCTGACTGGTGGCTGGATGGCCGTCATGGACGACGACGTGTTCCGCGCGGGGCTGTCCGGACGGATCCAGCGCCTGTCGACCTCGGGCGGCGTGGTGACGCAGACGATGATCACCGGGGCGACGACGACGACGGTCGGCGGCGGCGCGGTCGCGCGCCCCGAAGGGCTCTACGTGATCACGACGAACAACACGGCGACGAACGCGCCACGTGTGTTCCGCGTGACCGACGCCACGGGCGCGTTCCTCGCCACGCCCGTGGCGCTCGATGCACCTCCGGAGGACTTCCGGTACCCGGCGGCTCCGCTCGGTGCGATCACCTGGGACGGCACCCAGTTCATCGTCGCGACCACCCACCGCACCTCGTCGCAGGCGCCGATGACGCGCGACGGATGCTGCGACCCGACCACCTATTACACGATCCCGGCGACTGGCGGCGCGCCCGTGGCGATCGGCTCGAACGCCACCATCGTCGACGTCAACGGCATCGCCGCGGACGCGACGTACCTCTACCTCAACGGCCGCATCGCCGGCGGCTACGACGAGACCCAGAGCCCCGGCTCGATCTGGCACCCGTCGATCTTCCGGCTCCGTCGCGACCAGCTCGCGCAGCCCACGCAGACCCCGGTCGTGCTCTACGCGGGCTCGCTCTCGGCGGACAGCGGCGACGTCTGGGTCGACGACACGACCGAGGCCGACGTCCTCTACTTCCGTACGACCAGCCCGAGCAACGCGATGATCGTCGTCGATCCCGGCGCCGAGACGCCGCGCTGGATCGGCGCGCTCTGGCGCGCGCCCGCCAGCGCACAGAACGGCGGGCTCGGCTACGACCCGCGCGGACCCTCGTTGTGGCTGCTGGACACCACCCCGAACCCGGATCGCTGGGTCCGCCTCGACTGA